TCTCCCAGGCCTACTCCTTCAGCAAATGCCAATACCAGATCCATTAGTTGCCTTCTTCTGACATAGACACTAAAGCTTTATACTTCTACTCTCTTCACATGAACGCCGCCGAACATCCCGTAGATTTTCGTAAAGGAATATTACGGATGCCACTTGGCATTTCAGGACACCATGAATACGAGTCCAATGCCGCCAAAACAGTTCCAGTGGCAAGCAGACTTCTGTGCTCTCattggaaagaaaaatgccGCGGACTCTGCAGCCCAGTACGCAGATGCATCCAAGCTCAAATGCAACCGGCGCTCTGCTACGATGGTGATCCGTTCCAGTCGCTACTCCAAATGAAAGTACCGCAACGCCACTCAGAGCCTCGTTCTTTTTCGCCAGAGGGGCCTAGTGGCCGGGCGCAGATATAGAATGACCGTCCTAGAACAAGCGTCAGCCACAAGCCTGTCTGAGCACGTGGTGAATATGATGGCGTCCAGGCAAACAAGAAGGGTGAGGGCGTGTCTCCATCATTGGATCTagcaaccaacaacatccgCTAAGAGAAGAGGTGTGGTGGTGAGAGCGAACGAGCCAACAACTGAAAGtcgcaaaagcaaaaagcaaaagcataAAGCATAAAAATAACTCGCCAAATGCTAGAGCCATGTTCGGAATAGTCATTGGACTCGGCTGAAAAcatggaggtggaggaggggaagaaggaggaaaagcagaaggaaaaaggaaaagggaaaggaaacgggagaaaaaaaaaaaaaaaaaaaaggacgtACCACAATTCACACCTGGTCTCTTCGTGGTGAGGCTGATACAGGGCTCATTATGCTCGCATCGGGGAAGCATCCGTCTTCCCAGAAGTTTCGACCAGGATTCCTTTGCTTGAATCGGGTCAAACACTCTGGCAGCAGCTTCCATCGACTGGGTGGAGGCTTCAGGAGCTGACTTGGCTGGAAACGCTGAATCCGGCAACCCTTCCGGCCAATTACCGCCGCTTGTCTCTAGTGGCAGATTGGCAACCGGGGAAGCTAGCTGGGCCTGGTGTGACGACAGGGGCTCAGAGGGCTGCGTTGTTGTTTGCTCGCCAGAAGATGGGgcgttggcattggcattggcgctggcgctggcgctggtaCTTGTGGTCGTGTCGCTGTCCTTTCTCCCTAGCATCCGGTTAGCGGGCGAGGGCTGAAAAAAGCCCTGTAGAGTTTTTTGGCCTTTGATGCCAGCGCGAGAGCTTCTGGCATTCTTCCTTTCCGTGGCGCCCAGATTAGTGTTAGCACCAGTGTCAAGCACTTTGTTGCGCTTCGGAGAGGGTGGTTGAGCACGATCGACGGACCCCGCAGCACGTTTTGTGGATTGCGCCTCTGGCCCCGACCCAGTTGGCGATTTCGAATCTGCGGAGTGGCTAGCGCCGCTCAGTCCGAGCCTGTGATGAGCGtggctcgtcgtcgtctttgtctgGCTGCCAGTCTGCTCCAAGCGTGCCAAGTCGGCCACTGGCTCTCCTTCTGGGGTAGACTCTGTGGCGCTGGAAGGCGCCAGTGACGAAGAATAGCTCGACGGCTTAGCGCCAGCTTTCTTCGTAAACATGTCCCGGATGCTCTGTCGCCGGTCGAACTCAGGAATCAGCTTGGCTGATAAAGGCAAGACGTCCTTGAGATGCCATTCACGGAGGCGTCGACCGTCCCTGTCAACCATGCCAGCTGGGTTGACAAGGTTCAGCAACGGCACCTTTTCGGTGCCAGTCGTAACGACATCAGCTAGCGTAGCAAAAACTGGGCAGTGATCAGATCCCATTAGGCCCTCCTGGATGTTGGCCTCTGTGAACCAGTCTTTCAGCCCATTGCTGCAAAGCACGTAGTCGATGCGGCTGCCGTTGTTGGCCGGCCGTGTGTTTCGTTTCGTATCCCAGCATGTGTTCATGCCCTCTCGTGCGGGGTGGAATTCTCTGCATAGATCCCACAGCGTAGGCTGCTCCCGCCCTTCATCCCGATCTCCTTGCACCGTGCCTCCGTAGACCAGATGATTGAAGAGGCGGCGTGAAGGTAGGTTCATCCACTCCTCTATGCTCAGACCTTCTTTTCGAAGGTTCTCGACAACGTTGGTGGAGTCGGGCACGGAGCGACTCACGTTCAAGTCCCCCACCAAAACCACCTCCTTGCCCTCAGCGACCAAGTTTCGCACCCTAGCATCGAGGGCCTGCAGAAACTCCATGCGAAATTCCACCCTTGACTCATCGCGGTTAGCCGGGCTGTAAACACCCAAGAGCACAAAGGCAGGAAATTCGAGAATGACGCATCTTCCTTCGGAGTCCAGTAGCAGTTCGTCGATGTTTCCTGGGAGCTGCCCTGGTCTTGGGTAGCCCCCAATCTGTTGGTCTTTGGGGAGGTTTCGGAACTGTGTCGATGATTTGGGAGGACAGAGCACACCCAATATGCCTTCTTCAGCCCTAATAGGTGCACAGGTGGCATTTCGTGTGTATATGGCAACGCCAGAGTACCCTTTGAAGCGTCATGTTAACTGctgcctgctgctcctgTGGACACCACGACGGCGTTGACTTAAATGCACCTACCTTTCTTGTGCCTTGGTAGACTGAAGTATACGTCCCACCCAGGAACCAGAACCATATCATCCGTCAAGTCTTTCCGCTGAATCTTGGTCTCTTGCATCACAACAATGTCGGCTTCGAGAATATCGAACATCGCCTAGGTGGGAGATGACGTATTAGTAGCGAATCAACTCTGGTCAGGATACCTTACGAACCTGAAAAGTACGCTTTTCTCTCCATGGCTGATACCCAAATGGATTTCTGCAATTGTATAAGTCTATAGATTCGCTGCAGGCGTGCGAGAAATGGCGAGACAGACCTTATGCCGTTGACTTGAAATTTGTCAGCGTCGTGGTTATTGTCAACGGATATTTTCGAAGTTCTTACCGTTCCACGTCGTAATACGAAAGCCCATCTTACCTAGAACTATTCCTTCACTCTTGAACACTATCGCAATCTGGCCACTCTTCCACCGCGTGTCGCAACGAGAACATCCCGCTTCACTGGGCCGAATGGGATGAGGAGAATCGATGACGGGAGAATGTGGTTGAGCGGGAGGAGATCCGTGCGCATTAAACGACTGATGGCGCTCAGAAACAATCACATTGAGAGGATTGGCAGTTATAACAGAGTCGCAGAGGCTCACATGCGCCGCCAAGGCACTACATAACAATTCATAGAGAAGACAGGCGGATGAAGCTGCCCCACGCATCGCGAGAGCTTCCCAGCTTCTGTGCGCGAATACGTCACGAGATCACGTGATGGTATCACATTGATGGTGGCCTGGAGATTGAGGCATCCATGGCATGGTCTAGCCGAGCTCCATCGAATATGACCTGATCTCACAATCTGCACTTTATAGACTCAAACATCGACGAATTCGAATCGCCCACGATGTTTGCCGCCCGACAGGTTACCCGCAACGCCCCGCGCTTCGCTGCGCAGCTGCGCGCTCCCATGCAGCGCCGCTTTGCCAGCACCGCCGAGAACGAGTTCATCGCTGAGCGCCAGCACATCAAGGAACACGCCAAGGGCACCACTGGTGAGTGTTCAAGGTCCCGGTCGCACCAATTGGGTTTGAGGGAAGCTTCTAACTGTGTGTCTAGAGCtctggaagaagatttcCATCTAGTACGTTCACCGCCGGCTCTCGATTGAGCGAATTTCTACGCCGCCCAGCGATGAATGAGGGGAAAAGCTCTTTGAATGCGCCGATACGTTTGgatcaagacaaagaaggCTGACAAGGTCAAAGCGCCGTCGTTCCTGCGCTGGCTATCGCCGGTGCCAATGCTTACTGGCTGTGGACTGAGCACTGGGAGCACTGgagccatcttcctcctctgcccGAGCGCACCGAGTACCCCTACCAGAACATCCGCACCAAGAACTACCAGTGGGGTGATGGTGACAAGGTGAGTCGTCGTCTTGCCGTAAATTCTGTGATCTGAATGCTAACTAGTATCACAGACTATCTTGTAAGTTCTTTTGTTGCTCGTCCTCAAGAGCAAGGTTTTACTGCGATCGCCGTCCCACCTTTGGCAAAATACTATGACGAAATGCGTGTGCTAACCATGTTGGAAAAAAGCTGGAACGAGAACGTCAACTACCacaacaaggacaagacCAAATAAGCTGGAATAATGGCTCCCGGAGGAAAACTGCTAGTATTTGTAGATTACCCTTTTTGGGACCGCTCTGTATATTTCCCTTGGAGCTTCAATCGATTACACTGTggctgaggagagagagTTCCATGTTGTGTTTGTGACATGGCGACTGAGCTTGAACCTTTTTTCAATGTACATTATTCCCCTGTGTCCCTACCTAGTACTAACCTACTGCGTACGTCCAACGCTTCTGAATGGCCTCCATTTATACTCCAGCCCCGTAGCAGAAAGCCAGCTCCCACCTGCTATTGCTACATTGTTCTACTGATCACATACTTTTACCGCCGCTAGGTATATTTGTAATTGAGATTTTATAATGCAGAAGGAGTTGTACAATAGTTGGCCATGATTCTCCGAGAAAATCCCGGCATCATGCACGAAATGTTGCTTCCTCCCGATCTGGTATGTACTGCCACCCACGATCTGAGAAAGGTCATATCTGGATTACGTAAGCTGTTTTTGAACCTCCAAGATACCTCAGTAGCGCTTTACTCCCTCCAACGCGTCCAGCTACCTGGTACCTTATTCAAGGTACAACTAATTCTTCATATCACGTCAAGTATACTTGGCTTCCCAAACATGAAAGCGTCAATAAGAAATTGACCAGAGGCGCTGTTTGATCTATTTTTCTCTGATTTGCTCTCTTGCATCGTTCACGCAAAGTCTCAACGCTAAGCTGCCAGCTAGCTGTAATATGGAGAAGCATTGAGCTTTCCGGGCTGGGCTTTACAATCACGATTCCACCTGCTGGTAGTCGTGGGATTCCCAATATTCTATTCCAGACCGGGTGTCTCAACATTCACCATGTCGCGATATCTCACGCCGGCCAAGGTTGgccttcttgtcctcatTGAGCTTTACGTTGAAGAGGCGATCCCCAGCGATGCAGTCGTGCCTGTCCTGTCATTCATTGCGTCTCATATGATAGGCTACGATCCCAACGGCCCTTCTACAAGCCAAGCGACGAGATGGACAAAGGCTGAACGCGCCGTCAGTCTAGTGGTCTCGATTAAAGACTTTGAAaagcttctcagcagctATCCATTGTTGATGGGCTTACCCGGGAAGAGACTATGGGACCAATTTCTCAATAATCTGTGGGGGATTGAT
This genomic stretch from Trichoderma breve strain T069 chromosome 1, whole genome shotgun sequence harbors:
- a CDS encoding endonuclease/Exonuclease/phosphatase family domain-containing protein, whose product is MGFRITTWNVNGIRNPFGYQPWREKRTFQAMFDILEADIVVMQETKIQRKDLTDDMVLVPGWDVYFSLPRHKKGYSGVAIYTRNATCAPIRAEEGILGVLCPPKSSTQFRNLPKDQQIGGYPRPGQLPGNIDELLLDSEGRCVILEFPAFVLLGVYSPANRDESRVEFRMEFLQALDARVRNLVAEGKEVVLVGDLNVSRSVPDSTNVVENLRKEGLSIEEWMNLPSRRLFNHLVYGGTVQGDRDEGREQPTLWDLCREFHPAREGMNTCWDTKRNTRPANNGSRIDYVLCSNGLKDWFTEANIQEGLMGSDHCPVFATLADVVTTGTEKVPLLNLVNPAGMVDRDGRRLREWHLKDVLPLSAKLIPEFDRRQSIRDMFTKKAGAKPSSYSSSLAPSSATESTPEGEPVADLARLEQTGSQTKTTTSHAHHRLGLSGASHSADSKSPTGSGPEAQSTKRAAGSVDRAQPPSPKRNKVLDTGQKTLQGFFQPSPANRMLGRKDSDTTTSTSASASANANANAPSSETSGGNWPEGLPDSAFPAKSAPEASTQSMEAAARVFDPIQAKESWSKLLGRRMLPRCEHNEPCISLTTKRPGVNCGRSFYICARPLGPSGEKERGSEWRCGTFIWSSDWNGSPS
- a CDS encoding cytochrome c oxidase subunit VIa domain-containing protein: MFAARQVTRNAPRFAAQLRAPMQRRFASTAENEFIAERQHIKEHAKGTTELWKKISIYAVVPALAIAGANAYWLWTEHWEHWSHLPPLPERTEYPYQNIRTKNYQWGDGDKTIFWNENVNYHNKDKTK